The Prochlorococcus sp. MIT 1300 genome has a window encoding:
- a CDS encoding CTP synthase, translated as MTKFVFVTGGVVSSIGKGIVAASLGRLLKSRGYNVSILKLDPYLNVDPGTMSPYQHGEVFVTEDGAETDLDLGHYERFTDTAMSRLNSVTTGSIYQAVINKERRGDYNGGTVQVIPHITGEIRSRIHRVASNTGADVVLTEIGGTVGDIESLPFLEAIREFRGDVGPNDLAYVHVTLLPFIGTSGELKTKPTQHSVKELRSIGIQPDILVCRSDRAINEELRRKIGGFCGVKNDAVIPSLDADSIYAVPLALKEEGFCTQVLDVLDLKDHSSDLKDWTQLVHNLRHPGPTVKVALVGKYVQLNDAYLSVVEALRHACLAQDASLDLHWICAEQIETEGVDKLLKGMDAVVVPGGFGNRGVDGKVESIRWAREQRVPFLGLCLGMQCAVIEWACNQANLKGATSAELEPNTQHPVIHLLPEQQDIEDLGGTMRLGVYPCRLTPKTMGQKLYGEEVVYERHRHRYEFNNSYRNLFLESGYTISGTSPDGRLVELIELKGHPFFTACQYHPEFLSRPGKPHPLFRGLIEAAQLRLPASPHEALEQRNSSLEKEISKESQ; from the coding sequence ATGACTAAATTCGTTTTCGTCACAGGCGGAGTCGTATCCAGCATTGGCAAAGGAATAGTCGCTGCCAGTCTTGGCAGGCTACTCAAATCCCGAGGTTACAACGTCTCCATTTTAAAACTGGATCCATATCTCAATGTGGACCCAGGGACCATGAGTCCATACCAGCATGGCGAAGTATTTGTAACCGAAGATGGTGCAGAAACAGACTTGGACTTAGGACACTATGAGCGCTTCACAGATACAGCAATGTCACGACTCAACAGTGTGACAACCGGATCTATATATCAAGCAGTAATAAACAAAGAAAGACGTGGAGATTACAACGGCGGCACGGTACAAGTAATTCCGCATATCACAGGTGAAATCCGCTCAAGGATCCATAGAGTGGCTTCAAATACAGGAGCTGATGTTGTTCTTACTGAAATTGGAGGGACAGTCGGTGATATCGAATCTCTACCTTTTTTGGAAGCAATTCGTGAATTCCGCGGCGATGTCGGACCAAACGACTTGGCTTACGTACATGTAACTCTTTTACCTTTTATAGGCACCTCAGGTGAACTCAAAACGAAACCAACTCAGCACTCTGTTAAAGAGCTAAGGTCTATAGGAATTCAACCAGACATATTGGTATGTCGCAGTGACCGAGCTATCAATGAAGAGCTAAGAAGAAAAATAGGTGGTTTTTGTGGAGTAAAAAATGACGCAGTCATTCCATCTCTAGATGCGGATAGCATTTATGCAGTGCCTCTAGCACTAAAAGAAGAAGGTTTTTGCACACAAGTCCTTGATGTTCTTGACCTCAAGGATCACTCAAGTGATTTAAAAGATTGGACTCAATTAGTCCACAATCTACGTCATCCAGGGCCAACTGTAAAAGTAGCATTAGTGGGAAAATATGTACAATTAAATGATGCCTATCTCTCTGTTGTTGAAGCGCTTAGGCATGCTTGCCTTGCTCAGGATGCCTCACTTGATCTTCATTGGATTTGTGCAGAGCAAATTGAAACAGAAGGAGTCGATAAGCTCTTAAAAGGAATGGATGCTGTTGTCGTGCCCGGTGGATTTGGCAACCGTGGTGTTGACGGCAAAGTCGAGTCAATTCGTTGGGCTAGAGAACAACGAGTACCTTTCTTAGGCCTTTGTCTTGGCATGCAATGTGCAGTAATCGAATGGGCTTGCAACCAAGCCAATCTCAAAGGAGCAACTAGTGCAGAATTAGAACCAAATACCCAACATCCAGTAATTCATTTACTACCAGAACAACAAGATATTGAAGATCTTGGAGGCACAATGCGGCTTGGGGTTTACCCATGTCGCCTTACTCCAAAAACAATGGGACAGAAACTTTATGGAGAAGAAGTAGTTTATGAGCGTCATCGTCATAGATATGAGTTCAATAATTCCTATCGAAATCTATTTTTAGAGTCAGGCTACACAATTAGTGGCACTTCCCCCGACGGGCGACTTGTCGAATTAATTGAGCTTAAGGGCCATCCCTTTTTTACTGCTTGCCAGTATCATCCAGAATTTCTTTCTCGACCTGGCAAGCCACATCCATTATTCCGTGGATTAATTGAAGCGGCTCAATTGCGCCTGCCAGCATCCCCACATGAAGCCTTAGAACAAAGAAACTCCTCGTTGGAAAAAGAAATTTCTAAAGAATCTCAATGA
- a CDS encoding 7-carboxy-7-deazaguanine synthase QueE: MSKELPIVEYFHSLQGEGTHVGRSAFFIRLAGCNVKCTWCDTKESWSTENHAQYSVQRLAQEAVEAMKKGAAFIVLTGGEPLHHNLDDLSEAIKEEVRIEKVNEIPIHIETSGVDAITGSPNWITLSPKTHAWPRQEVLAACHELKIIIDKKSDLDFAEKMAIEASKARGKSAKLLPELSAENPYLFLQPAWHSPQSLELALEHVKKNPKWRLSIQIHKFLGVL, from the coding sequence ATGAGCAAAGAGCTACCTATAGTGGAATACTTCCACTCTTTACAAGGAGAAGGAACACACGTTGGTCGAAGTGCATTTTTTATTCGTCTAGCTGGCTGCAATGTCAAATGCACTTGGTGTGACACCAAAGAATCATGGTCAACAGAAAATCATGCACAATATTCTGTACAAAGATTGGCACAAGAAGCTGTTGAAGCTATGAAAAAAGGAGCCGCCTTTATTGTGCTAACAGGAGGGGAGCCACTTCACCACAATCTAGATGACCTATCTGAGGCAATAAAAGAAGAAGTGCGAATAGAAAAAGTCAATGAAATCCCAATTCATATAGAAACAAGCGGAGTGGATGCGATTACTGGCAGCCCAAATTGGATAACATTGTCTCCTAAGACACATGCATGGCCTAGACAAGAAGTTTTAGCTGCATGCCATGAACTCAAGATAATAATAGATAAAAAATCTGATCTAGATTTTGCAGAAAAAATGGCGATAGAAGCCAGTAAGGCCAGGGGGAAAAGTGCCAAATTATTACCAGAATTATCGGCAGAAAATCCTTACCTATTTCTACAGCCTGCCTGGCATAGTCCACAGAGTCTTGAACTTGCCTTAGAACACGTCAAAAAAAATCCAAAATGGAGGCTTAGCATTCAAATACACAAATTCCTAGGCGTTCTTTAA